The genomic region ACTGAACGACTTTGACTTCCGGCAGGTCCCTCTTGCCGTACATTTCAATTCCAGGAAATCCTTTTCTGACCGGTTCAAAGCTCTTGACCGGAGTTGGTCCGTATTCAAAGGTGCTATAGAAATTAACGGTTCCATCCGGTCCAATGCTTTCAAATTTAACCCGGTATCCTTTAGCGTCGTAGATATGGCGGTAGCGATAATTTCCCGGTCCGCTTACCGCTTCGATCCGCCCGTTAGCGACTGTCATGGGATAGTCTGTCCCGCTAATTCGGGAAGAAGCGCTGGTCAATACCCCGTTGGTAAAGTTGTAGGTATCGACACTATACCCCCAATCATCGATGAACGTGGTTAGTCTGCCGGCAGCATTATAGATGTACCGGGTAGATGACGAGGAGGTGTCCTGAGTTACCTGTGTATCAAGTACTAACGTGTAAATATTCATAAACTTCTGTTCTACAATGCGGCCGTTTTCGTATTTGTAGGTAGTCAAAACGTTAACCCGCTCGCTGGCCTGACCGGGGTTCGACACTATTTTGTGGACTAAAAGGTAGCCGTTGTTATCATATTCATAAGTTTCCTTCCCCGTCACGGTTACGCCCGTCGTGGTGGTTGAAGAAGTCACAAAGGAGGTTAATAGATTTTGCGCATTGTATTCGGCGGTAGTAACCACGGGCGTTCCCCCGTTGAAGGAGTTGGAAATTGTCTGCACCTTACAGGCGGGCTCTTCGGGAGAAACGCTGTCTTTGTCGGACTTACAGCTGAAAACAAGGGTCATAAGCAAGGCTACCGCCCAGATGACATAAGGAATTTGTCTTGAGGTTGTACGTAGTTTCATGACCTAATTAGTTTTTGTTAAACGGATATAAGAGCAAAAGATGAATAGACAGTGATACCCTGGAGAAAGACTGATGGTGGGTCGCTGAGTGCAGAAGCGAAAAATAGACTTGTCCGTTGATAATCAAGTCTTTCTAAATATATGTCTCCGGAAGTTACTACCGACTATGCTTTTTATTTATCGGTAACTTATCGGTGACTTGGTTATTTTCCGGGAAGGTCGCGCTGAAGCAGGTGCTCTTTTTGAAGGGAAATTTGACTACTTCTCCCATTTTCAGGAGATTGTCCACATTGGATTACGAAGCCCCTCACGCCGCCATCGGCAACCGTCCACCTCCGCCTAACCCTTCGCCGGCATGACGGGGATCGGGCAGGGTGGACAGCTTCTCCACCTGCACGACTTCCAGCGACGGGAAGCCAAACTCCACCACCACTTTGCCGCGCAGCCGGTAAACGCCGCGGCCCCGCAGCGGAAACTTCTCCATGACGGGCGGAAAATGAACGGTGTCGAAGTACTGGCCTTCCCGGTCCATGAAGTAGCCGAACTGCATCGCCCGGCCGTTTTTGGTCCGTATGGGTTTGTACGTGATCAGATACCCATCCAGAACAACCTGCTGACCGGCATGGGCCAGCAGATCGCTCGTCAGGATGCCCGCCGAAGGGACCGCCAGCATCGCAAAAGGAGTGGAGAGCGGAAAACCCAGCAGTTCGAGTTCGTCGTAGGCGTCTTCGATGGCTTCCTGCGGCAGGGGCGGGAGGGCGTACCGGATGTCTTCCAGCTGGAACAGGTCGCCCGTTTCCGGGTGCTGGGTGGCCTTGTTGAGCAGGGCGTGCGCCTGCCAGAGCAGCTCTTTTTTGGTGTGCCCAAAACTGCGGAAAGCGCCCGTCCGGATCAGGACGATGAGCTGCTCCAGTCCGGCCCCGACCCGCCGGGTAAAATCCTCCAGGCTCCGGTAGGGCCCGGTCTGCTGCCGCTGCGCCAGCAGGGTGGCGACGGTGCGGTTTTCCAGACTCCGGACCAGCGACCAGCCCAGCCACAGCGTCTGGCCGTCGATTCGGGTAAGCCAGTCGCTCTGGTTAATGTCCGGGGCTTCGATATGGCCGCCGGAACGCCGGGCTTCGTGGACGTAAAACTCGGTTCGGTAAAAGCCGCCGAAGTTGTTGATCACGGCCGTCATGAATTCCAGCGGATAATACGTTTTCAGAAACAGGCTCTGGTAACTTTCAACGGCAAACGAGGCCGAATGCGCCTTGGAAAAGCTGTATCCCCCGAAGCTCTGAATCTGCCGCCAGACCTCCCGAATCGTCTCCTCCGGATAGCCCTGCTGGCGACAGCTTTCCAGAAAGCGGTTTTCGATGCGGATAAACTCCCGTCGCGACCGGAATTTGCCCGACATGGCCCGCCGCAGAATATCGGCCTCGGCCAGCGAAAGCCCGGCAAAATGGTGGGCCACCTTGATCACATCTTCCTGATAAATCATGACCCCGTACGTGTCGGCCAGCAGTTCGCCCATCCGGGGATGCAGGTGGACCGTCTCGGCGGGATTGTGGTGGCGGCGGATATATTCCCGCATCATGCCCGACGAGGCCACACCGGGCCGGATGACGCTGCTCGCCGCCACCAGGGTCAGGTAGTCCGAACAGCCCAGTTTCCAGATCAGCCCCCGCATGGCGGGCGACTCGATGTAAAAGCAGCCCATCGTTTCGTGGGCTTCCAACTGGCGGCGGATGGCGGCATCCCGCTTGAAATCCTGAATGCGGTGAATATCGACGGACACCTGCCGGTTCTGCCGGACCAGATCGACCGCTTCCTTGATATGCCCCAGGCCGCGCTGCGACAGCACATCCCACTTGGCAAACCCGATGTCTTCGGCCGTATACATGTCCCACTGGCAGACCGGAAAGCCTTTGGGCATCATCTGCAGGGCGGTGTAGTGGTAAAGCGGCTCCTCGGAAATCAGAATTCCGCCGGCGTGGATGGACAGGTGATTGGGAAAATCTTCCAGCAGGGGCGCAAACCGCAGGATGTATTTGGTGTACTCGCCGGGCGGCGTGCCGGAAGGGTCGGCCACCAGCGCGTCCAGTTCCGCCTTGGGAAGTCCAAAGACCTTGCCCAGTTCGCGGTAAGCCGCCCGGTCGCGGAAGGTGCTGTAGGTCGCCAGCAGGCAGACGTGGTGACGGCCCCACTTTTTGAAAATATAGTCAATAATCTCGTCCCGTTCGTCCCAGCTGAAATCGATGTCGAAGTCCGGCGGGGAGGTGCGGTGCGGATTGATGAAGCGTTCGAAATACAAATCCAGTTCAATAGGGTCAATATCCGTAATGCCCATGCAGTAGGCCACGATCGAATTGGCCCCCGAACCCCGTCCCACGTGGAAATAGCCCCGCGACCGGGCGTAACGAATAATGTCCCAGGTAATGAGGAAATAAGCCGTAAAGTCCAGTTCTTCGATGATGCCCAGTTCCTTGTTTACCCGCCGGATGGCTTCGGGATGGTGCGGGCCGTACCGGTCGAGCAGCCCGTCTTCGGCCAGTTTGCGCAGCAGGGCCACGTCGTCTTCCCGGCTGGGCGTGTAAAGCCGCCGGTTTTTGGGCGATTCGAAGTCGAAACGAAACTGACAGCCATCCAGCAGCCGCTGGGCGTTCTGGAGCAGCTCCGGGTGGGAGTGGAAGGCGTACTCCATGTTGGCCGGAGGCAGAAAATACTCGTCTTCCTCGATGGTTTCGTGTTCGGCCAGACGCGAGAGCAGGCAGTTGTGATGAATCGCGCGCAGCAGCCGGTGCAGCGAAAAGCCGACCTTGTTCGGATACGAAACCGGAGCAAGCGCCACCAGCCGGTCTTCGCACACGCGGTTCCGGTAACGCCACAGCCGTTTCAGGTCTTTCGGCTCCACGCCGATGTATTCGTGCGGGGCCAGCTCGCCCAGCCGGTCGAATTGCTGAAGCGGATAAATCACCGCGACGTGCTCAAAGCGGGGCGGACGCAGCGGGAAGTCGCGCCCGCTCATCAGGTAGTCCGACAGGTGACGGTTGATTTCGGCCAGTCCGGCGGCGTTGCGGGCCAGACAGACGTACAGCGTTTGCTGCCGGTTCCGAAACTCGACACCCACGACCGGTTCGATACCCGCTTTGAGGCAGGCCCGGGTAAATTCAAAAACGCCCGAAACGGTGTTGATGTCCGTCAGCGCCACCCGGCCAATGTTCAGCGAAACCGCCCGTTCTACCAGTTCCTCGGGCGAAAACGTCCCGTAGCGCAGACTGAAGTAGCTGTGGCAGTTGAGGTACATCGGTTAAATGCCTAAGTGGAAACTGCTGGCCCGCCCGATGCTGCGCTCCCCGTACCGCTGCCGGATGCGGTCCAGTTGCTGACAAAGGGACTGAAGACGCGCCTGGGAAGGGCCGCCTTCCGGTTCAAAAAGCGACAACTGCTCGGTGCCCCGCACCAGTTTGGAGAAGCTTACGCCCACCAGCCGGATCAGCAGGCGGCGGTCGTACAGCCCCTGAAACGCGCTCAGCGCCGCCGCGATCAACTGATTGTCGGTCGCCGTGGGCGGAATCGTAAGCTGGCGGGTGTGGGTCTGAAAATCCGCATAGCGAATCTTGACGGTCACTTTCCCGGCGCACCAGCCGCCGCCCCGCAGTTCGAAGGCCAGCAGTTCGGTCATGCGCTCAAGGGTGGCCCGGAGCTGCACCACATCCGTCGTGTCGGTATGAAAGGTCATTTCCTTCGAAAGCGACTTCTGGCGGTGGTAGGGCAGAACCGGAGCCAGGTCGATGCCGTTGGCTTTTTCCCATAGCTTGACCCCGGACTTGCCAAAGGCCCGTTCCATCATCCGGCGGGGAATCTGGGCCAGCGTGCCGATCCGCGTGACGCCCATGCAGCGGAGGGTTCGGGCGGTGGTCTCGCCCACGCCGGGCAGTTTCCCTACGTCCAGCGGGGCCAGAAAGGTCAGCATGTTGTCGGTAAAGACTTCCAGGGCCCCGTCCGGTTTCGCTTCGCCCGCGGCAACCTTGGAGACGGTTTTGTTGGCCGCAAGGCCCCAGGTGACGGTAAGGCCGGTCTGCCGGCGAATCTGGCTTTTCAGGTCCGCCGACCATTTGGCGCAGCCCACAAAGCGCTCCATGCCCGTCATATCGACGTAAAATTCATCGACCGACGCTTTCTCGACGATTGGCGCGCGCTCGGTGATGATTTCCGTAACGGCATCGGAATACTGGCTGTACTTCTCCCAGTCGCCTTTCAGCACAATCGCATCCGGGCAGAGCCGCCGGGCGAGCCGCATGGGCATGGCCGAACGTACCCCGAAGCGCCGGGTTTCGTACGAACAGGCCGCCACCACCGCCCGGTCGCCGAGTCCGCCCACGAGGACGGGCTTCCCCACCAGCGAAGGCTCCTTGAGCCGCTCGACGGAAACGAAGAAGGCATCGAGGTCCAGGTGGAGTACGTGGCGGGAGTCGTTCGGCATAGAAAATGGCTTTGTGCTTATTTGGTGCAATGTATGTGCTATTTAAGCACAAAGCAACAGGTGTTGTTTTTCCGGGGTAAAAAATATTTTTCACCGGTCCCGTTTCGTTGCTAAATAACAGCACAGTTTCCTGTGCTTTGCCAGCACAGTTTTGTATCTTTGTATACGTTGACAAAGGGCATGTATATCGCTGATAATCTGAAGACATTACGGCTGGCCACGGGGCTTTCGCAGGAAGGGTTCGCAACCGAATTGGGGACCAAACGGTCCAGTATCGCCAATTACGAGACCGGCCGGTTGCTGCCTCCCTACGAGTTTGTCATTGCCGTATCCGAGCGCTTTCGGCTGTCCATCGACGCTTTGCTGAAAAACGATCTGAGCGGGCTCACGGAAGAGCAGATTCGCCGGCTGCTGCAGGGCGAGGGCGAAGGGCGGCGACAGGAAGCCGTCCGGGTGCTGGCCACGACGGTAGGGACGGATAATGAGGAAAATATCGAATACGTGCCGATGCGGGTCCAGAAAGGCTACTGCCGGGGCGGCTTCGAAGATGTAGGATTTATCGGGCAGCTGCCCACGTTCCGGCTGCCGCTGCCGGTCGTTTCCAAGAATAAAAAATACCGGCTGTTCGACTCCAGCGGCGATTCCATGCCGCCCATTCCCGAAGGCGCGCAGATTCTGGGCGAATACGTGGCCGATTTTCGGGACATCCGCAGCGGCCGGACGTACATCCTCATCACGCGGGAAGGCTGCGTCTGCAAGGTGGTACGCAACGAACTCAGCAAAAACGGCAAGCTCATCGCCTCGTCGCTCAATCCGGCGTACCGGCCGTTTGAAATTCGGCAGGAAGACCTGCTCGAAGCGTGGCGGTATGTGATGTATATGACGACCGATCTGTCTGCGCCGACCCTCGAAACTATCATGGCCGAAATCCGGCAGATGAAGCAGTATCTGCACGAAAATTTACCGGCCAGCTAACTTTTGAAGCCGGGGAAGACCGGCTTTCGGGCGGCCTTCCCCGGATAAACTCAGCGCCCCATCCAGCCGCCGTCGACGGTCATGATGGTGCCGTGGACGTAGCTGGCGGCGTCCGAAGACAGGAACACCACCGGGCCTTTGAAATCGTCCGGTTCTCCCCAGCGCCCGGCCGGAATGCGGCTCAGGATCGAGGCCGACCGCTCGGGGTCGTTGCGGAGCGCCTCGGTATTGTCCGTGGAAATATAACCCGGTGCCAGGGCGTTGACGTTGACGCCTTTTCCGGCCCATTCGTTGGCAAAGGCTTTGACCAGACTGCCGATGGCGCCCTTGCTGGCGGCATAACCCGGCACGTTGATTCCGCCCTGGAAGGTCAGCAGCGAGGCCGTAAAGACAACTTTGCCGCTGCCCCGCGCAATCATGTCGCGGCCGATTTCGCGCGTCAGGACAAACTGGGCCGTCTGGTTGATGGCGATCACCTCATCCCAGTATTCGTCGGGGTGCTCGGCGGCGGGCTTGCGCAGGATGGTCCCGGCGTTGTTGATCAGAATATCGATCACCGGGTGGTCGGCTTTGACCTGCTCGATGAACGCTTTGAGGGCCTCCCGCTTTCCGAAGTCAGCCTGGTAGGCAAAAAAACGGCGACCCCGGGCCACGACCGCCTGTTCGACGGCACTACCCTGTAATTCAAGATTGGCGGAAACGCCGATAATATCCGCGCCGGCTTCGGCAAGGGCTTCGGCCATCGCTTTGCCGATGCCCCGTTTACAGCCCGTTACCAGCGCCGTTTTGCCTTCTAGCGAAAAAGAGGAAAGAACAGAATTCATGCAGTGGGTTTGTTGCTTATTTCAGATCCGTAATGGCGCAGAAGTCCATGTCGCCGTAATCGAGGTTTTCTCCGGCCATGCCCCAGATAAAGGTATAGTTCGACGTGCCCGCCCCGGAGTGAATCGACCAGTTGGGCGAAATGACCGCCTGTTCGTTCTGCATCCAGATGTGGCGCGTTTCCTGGGGTTCTCCCATGAAATGGCAGACCGACTGCCCCTCCGGAATTTCGAAGTAGAAGTAAACCTCCATCCGCCGGTCGTGCGTGTGGGCGGGCATGGTGTTCCAGACGCTGCCCGTTTTCAGCTCGGTCATGCCCATTTGCAGCTGGCAGGTCGGCAGAACGCTGTTGACGAGCAGCTTGTTGATGACGCGGTGGTTGGCCGTCGCCGGGCTGCCCAGTTCCACCACTTCGGCATCCGTCCGCGACACTTTGCGGGTCGGATAGGGGCGGTGCGCAGGTGTTGAGTTGAGGTAAAATTTGGCCGGAGCCTGGTGGTCGTGCGAGATGAACTGAACGTCCCGGATGCCCTGGCCGATGTAAAGCGCTTCTTTGTACTCCAGATCGTACACTTCCCCGTCGGCTACCACCCGGCCGGGGCCGCCTACGTTGATGATGCCCAGTTCCCGGCGTTCCAGAAAATACGTCGCTTTCAGATTTTCGGGAGTCGTCAGGGAAACCGGCGAGGTAACGGGCATGACGCCGCCGGTCAGGTACCGGTCAAAAAAGGTCAGCGTCCAGCGGGTCTGGTCGGCCAGAAACAGGGTCTCGATCAGGAAGCTCTGCCGGAGCTGCTGGGTATCCATGCCTTTCACCTCACGCGGCGAAGTCGCGTGGCGGCTTTCGAAATGAGTCACGGTATCGAAAGACTCAACGGGAAGGGTAATGTGCTCTGTCTGCATAAGATGGTAAAAGAAGCAACTGTAAAGAACGAAAGAGTTTAGGAATTCTCAACGATGTGTCCGGCAAAGCACCTGCGGGCTTAAAACAGGCCGTGAATACTTTCCTGAAAAAATGCAATCAGGAGAGAAAAGGTCTGTTTTTCAGACAACGTATACACTATATTTTGTGGATAAGTTAAAGGACCATTTCCAAAATGCAAGTTGATAAACGGAGCGGAAAATGGGAATATCGGTGCAAACGTTCCCGCAAACGTTTGCGGTAATGCATTTCACCATGATTTTTTTTGACTCTGG from Tellurirhabdus rosea harbors:
- a CDS encoding DNA polymerase III subunit alpha encodes the protein MYLNCHSYFSLRYGTFSPEELVERAVSLNIGRVALTDINTVSGVFEFTRACLKAGIEPVVGVEFRNRQQTLYVCLARNAAGLAEINRHLSDYLMSGRDFPLRPPRFEHVAVIYPLQQFDRLGELAPHEYIGVEPKDLKRLWRYRNRVCEDRLVALAPVSYPNKVGFSLHRLLRAIHHNCLLSRLAEHETIEEDEYFLPPANMEYAFHSHPELLQNAQRLLDGCQFRFDFESPKNRRLYTPSREDDVALLRKLAEDGLLDRYGPHHPEAIRRVNKELGIIEELDFTAYFLITWDIIRYARSRGYFHVGRGSGANSIVAYCMGITDIDPIELDLYFERFINPHRTSPPDFDIDFSWDERDEIIDYIFKKWGRHHVCLLATYSTFRDRAAYRELGKVFGLPKAELDALVADPSGTPPGEYTKYILRFAPLLEDFPNHLSIHAGGILISEEPLYHYTALQMMPKGFPVCQWDMYTAEDIGFAKWDVLSQRGLGHIKEAVDLVRQNRQVSVDIHRIQDFKRDAAIRRQLEAHETMGCFYIESPAMRGLIWKLGCSDYLTLVAASSVIRPGVASSGMMREYIRRHHNPAETVHLHPRMGELLADTYGVMIYQEDVIKVAHHFAGLSLAEADILRRAMSGKFRSRREFIRIENRFLESCRQQGYPEETIREVWRQIQSFGGYSFSKAHSASFAVESYQSLFLKTYYPLEFMTAVINNFGGFYRTEFYVHEARRSGGHIEAPDINQSDWLTRIDGQTLWLGWSLVRSLENRTVATLLAQRQQTGPYRSLEDFTRRVGAGLEQLIVLIRTGAFRSFGHTKKELLWQAHALLNKATQHPETGDLFQLEDIRYALPPLPQEAIEDAYDELELLGFPLSTPFAMLAVPSAGILTSDLLAHAGQQVVLDGYLITYKPIRTKNGRAMQFGYFMDREGQYFDTVHFPPVMEKFPLRGRGVYRLRGKVVVEFGFPSLEVVQVEKLSTLPDPRHAGEGLGGGGRLPMAA
- the dinB gene encoding DNA polymerase IV, with the translated sequence MPNDSRHVLHLDLDAFFVSVERLKEPSLVGKPVLVGGLGDRAVVAACSYETRRFGVRSAMPMRLARRLCPDAIVLKGDWEKYSQYSDAVTEIITERAPIVEKASVDEFYVDMTGMERFVGCAKWSADLKSQIRRQTGLTVTWGLAANKTVSKVAAGEAKPDGALEVFTDNMLTFLAPLDVGKLPGVGETTARTLRCMGVTRIGTLAQIPRRMMERAFGKSGVKLWEKANGIDLAPVLPYHRQKSLSKEMTFHTDTTDVVQLRATLERMTELLAFELRGGGWCAGKVTVKIRYADFQTHTRQLTIPPTATDNQLIAAALSAFQGLYDRRLLIRLVGVSFSKLVRGTEQLSLFEPEGGPSQARLQSLCQQLDRIRQRYGERSIGRASSFHLGI
- a CDS encoding XRE family transcriptional regulator, with the protein product MYIADNLKTLRLATGLSQEGFATELGTKRSSIANYETGRLLPPYEFVIAVSERFRLSIDALLKNDLSGLTEEQIRRLLQGEGEGRRQEAVRVLATTVGTDNEENIEYVPMRVQKGYCRGGFEDVGFIGQLPTFRLPLPVVSKNKKYRLFDSSGDSMPPIPEGAQILGEYVADFRDIRSGRTYILITREGCVCKVVRNELSKNGKLIASSLNPAYRPFEIRQEDLLEAWRYVMYMTTDLSAPTLETIMAEIRQMKQYLHENLPAS
- a CDS encoding SDR family oxidoreductase, with amino-acid sequence MNSVLSSFSLEGKTALVTGCKRGIGKAMAEALAEAGADIIGVSANLELQGSAVEQAVVARGRRFFAYQADFGKREALKAFIEQVKADHPVIDILINNAGTILRKPAAEHPDEYWDEVIAINQTAQFVLTREIGRDMIARGSGKVVFTASLLTFQGGINVPGYAASKGAIGSLVKAFANEWAGKGVNVNALAPGYISTDNTEALRNDPERSASILSRIPAGRWGEPDDFKGPVVFLSSDAASYVHGTIMTVDGGWMGR
- the kduI gene encoding 5-dehydro-4-deoxy-D-glucuronate isomerase; this translates as MQTEHITLPVESFDTVTHFESRHATSPREVKGMDTQQLRQSFLIETLFLADQTRWTLTFFDRYLTGGVMPVTSPVSLTTPENLKATYFLERRELGIINVGGPGRVVADGEVYDLEYKEALYIGQGIRDVQFISHDHQAPAKFYLNSTPAHRPYPTRKVSRTDAEVVELGSPATANHRVINKLLVNSVLPTCQLQMGMTELKTGSVWNTMPAHTHDRRMEVYFYFEIPEGQSVCHFMGEPQETRHIWMQNEQAVISPNWSIHSGAGTSNYTFIWGMAGENLDYGDMDFCAITDLK